CTGCCGGTGACGCCGGCGGAGGGCACGGGCCTGAACCCGCTGCTGCGCCACCCGTCGATGATGATCCACCCGCCGATGCTCTACAGCGGCTACACGCTGTGGGCGGTGCCGTTCGCGTTCGCCGCGGGCGCGCTGATCGTCCGGCGCGTGGACGCCGAGTGGATCCAGGCGACGCGCCGCTTCGCGCTCGCCGCGTGGTTCTTCCTCGGCATCGGGATCTTCCTCGGCGCGCGCTGGTCCTACGCCGAGCTCGGCTGGGGCGGCTACTGGGCCTGGGACCCGGTCGAGAACGCGTCGCTGCTGCCGTGGCTGACCGGCACCGCGTTCCTGCACTCGATCATGGTGCAGGAGAAGCGGGGGATGCTGAAGACGTGGAACGCGTCGCTGATCCTGGCGACCGGGACGCTGGCGATCCTCGGCACGTTCCTGGTGCGCTCCGGGATCCTGGACTCGATCCACGCGTTCACGGGCTCGGACCTCGGCGTGCCGTTCGTGATCCTGATCGGCGCGATGATCATCGGCAGCGTGGTGCTGGTCGTCACGCGCCGCGACGTGCTCAGGAGCGAGCACAAGCTCGACTCGCTGCTGTCGCGCGAGGCGATGTTCCTGGGCAACAACCTTGTGCTGTGCGGCATGGCGTTCGTCGTCTTCTGGGGCACGTTCTTCCCGCTGATCAGCGAGGCCGTGACCGGCGAGAAGCAGTCGCTCGGGCCGCCCTGGTACGACAAGTACGTCGTGCCGATGGCGCTGATCCTGGTGCTGCTGTCCGGCATCGGCCCGGTGATCGCCTGGCGGCGCGCGACGCCCAGGAACGCACGGCGCAACTTCTTCTGGCCGACGGTCACCGGCGTCGGGACGCTGCTCGTGACGCTGCCGTTCGGCGTCGCCGGGCGGCCGTGGGCGTGGCTGGTGATCGGCGCCTCGGCGTTCGCGATCGGCACGATCGCGCAGGAGTTCTTCCGCGGCGTGCGCGCGCGGCGCGCGATGACCGGCGAGGCGTTCCCGCTCGCGTTCGTGACGCTGATCCGCCGCAACCGCCGGCGCTACGGCGGCTACACGATCCACTTCGGGATCGCGCTGCTGTTCATCGGCGTGGCCGCGTCGACCGCGTTCCAGCACGTCCGGACCGTCGAGCTGCACCCGGGCCAGAAGAGCGACCTCGGCCGCGGCTACGTGGCGCGCTACGACGGGCCGACGTCGCGGATCGACGTCACCAAGACCGGCGTCGAGCGGCTCGTGTTCGGCGCCAAGCTGACGGTCTTCAAGCACGGCAGGAGGGTCGGCGTGCTGCGGCCCGAGCGCGGCTACTACCCGATCGAGGGCGCGCCGTTCGCGGGCGCGATCGGGCGCTACTTCGACGGCGAGTCGACCTCCGAGATCGCGATGTTCGCGGGCTTCGGCCGTGACGTGTGGGCGGCGGTGACGCCCGACCTCGACCCGACGCTGGTCGACGTCAGGAAGGGCGACAAGATCTTCGCCAACGCGCTCGGCAAGATGAGCACGCAGGACTACTCGACCGCGCTGGGCACGGCGATCCGGGAGCTGACCACCAGCTACGCCAAGAGCGCGCCGCCGGCGACGTTCCGGCTGATCGTCTCGCCGCTCGTGGCGTGGGTCTGGATCGGCGGGCTGCTGGTGTTCCTCGGCGGGCTGATCTGCATCTGGCCGACCCCGGACCTCGCGCACCGGCGCGCGACCGCCGGCTACGCGGCCCGCGTCGCGAAGGACCTCGGGCGCGCCTAGGCGCGTCCGCGGGCACGCTGCATGGACGTGGTGGGTGTGGTGCTCGTCGGCGTGGCCGCGGTCGCGGCCGGCGTGGCGATCGCGCGGCCGCTGCGCGGCGCGCACGCCGAGGCCGACGACGCGGAGTACCTGTCGAGGCTGGAGGATCTCGAGGCCGCCAAGGAGTCCCGCTACCGCGAGATCCGGGAGGTCGAGATGGACTACCGGACCGGCAAGATCGACGAGGCCGACTGGAAGGCCATCGACCGCCAGCTACGCCAAGAGGCAATGGAACTGCTGCGCCGCTTGGATGCGCTCGGCGTCAGGGACGAGTAGCCTTCAGGGCGCAATGGTCGAAACGATCCTCAGCATCCTGCAGGTCATCATCTGCATCGTCATGATCTTCCTGGTGCTCATGCACTCGGGCAAGGACGCGGGCCTCTCCGGCGCCTTCGGCGTCGGCACCGGCCAGGGCTCGCTGGGCGGCGGCTCGCTGGTCGAGCGCAACCTGAACCGCTGGACGGTCGCCTTCGCGATCGCGTTCGCGGTCAACACGATCATCCTCCTGAAGATCAACTAGGCGCAGGACGAGCGGCCTTACGCCGCTGGTCCAGTTTCCGGTCCGAACGTCAGGTCAGCTCGCTGACCCGCCGAAGCGTGGGCCATGCGGTCCCCGCGCACCTTGCTCTTCGCCCTGCTCGTCGTCGCCTCGCTGGTGCTGCCCGCCGTCGCGGCGGCTGACACGGCCAGGCCGTACATCGTGGTCTTCGAGAGGTCCTCGGCTCCGGCCGCGCGCGCCGCGACCAGCGAGATCGCCGAGGATCAGGACCTCACGACGACGCAGCGCTACGACGACGCCGTGCACGGCTTCGCGGCGAAGCTCGACAGCGGCGACGTCAGGGAGCTGAAGAACGACCCGCGCGTGGCGGAGGTCGTCCCGGACAAGCCGGTCAGGATGACGTCGCTGGTCCCGCTCGCGTCGGGCGACAACATCCCGACCGGCGTGCGCCGCGTCGGCGGCGCGGTCGGAACGACCGTGCACCAGGCGAGCACCGCGAACGTCGCGGTCGTCGACACCGGTGTCGACCTCACGCACCCGGACCTCAACGCGGTCGCGGGGACGAACTGCGTCGGGTCCGGCGCGCCGCAGGACGACAACGGCCACGGGACCCACGTCGCCGGGATCATCGGCGCCAAGAACCAGGGCTCGGGCGCGGTCGGCGTCGCGCCGGGCACGAAGATCTACGCGGTCAAGGTGCTCAACGCGTCCGGGTCGGGCTACACGTCGCAGATCGTGTGCGGCCTGGACTGGGTGACCGCGACGCGCACCGACAGCGACCCCAACAACGACATCTCGGTCGTCAACATGTCCTTGGGCGGCGGCTCCTCGCCGACGGCCAACTGCGGGACGTCGGTCGGCGACGTCGAGCACATGGCGATCTGCCGCGCGACCGCCGCGGGCGTCACCTTCGTGGTCGCCGCGGGCAACTCGAACACCGACGAGCAGAGCTTCGCGCCGGCCAACGAGCCGGAGGTGCTGACGGTCACCTCGGTCAGCGACTCCGACGGGCTGCCGGGCGGTGTCGGCGGCGGCGCGACGTGCGGGTTCTCCGACGGCGACGACACGCCCGCGTCGTACTCCAACTACGCGACGCGCGCGGCGGAGATCGCGCACACGCTCGCCGCGCCGGGCACCTGCATCCGCTCGACCTACCGGGGCGGGATGTACGCGACGATGTCCGGCACGTCGATGGCCTCGCCGCACGTCGCGGGCCTGGTCGCGCTGTGCATGGGCGAGAACGGCGCACACGGGCCGTGCTGGGGCAAGACGCCGGCGCAGGTCATCAGGATGATGATCGACGCGTCGACGACCGCGGCGGCGCAGGCGCCGAACACGGTCTTCTCCGGCTCGCCGTCCAAGCCGCTGGCCAACGGGCGCTACTACGGCGACCTGGCGTCGACCGTCTTCCCGTCGGCACCCGGCCTGATCCCCGTCAACACGGCCGCGCCGACCGAGAGCGGGACGGCGGTCACCGGCCAGACGCTGACCGGCGGGACCGGCACGTGGAGCGGCTCTGGCAACTCCTACACCTACGACTGGGTGCGCTGCACGACGACGTCGATCGCGTCGTGCTCGGCGATCGCGGGCGCCACCGGGCAGACCTACACCTTGGTCAGCGGGGACGTCGGCAGGTACGTGCGCTTCCGCGTCAGGGCAGCCAACTCCGACGGCGCCGGGCTGGCGCGCTCGGCTGCCACCGTCGCGGTCACCGCACCGGTCGTCGTCGCACCCGCGGTCACGGCCGCCCCGGCGCTCAGCGGGAGCGCCACGGTCGGCGCGACGCTGACCGGAACGAACGGCAGGTGGTCGGGGACCGCGCCGTTCACCTACAGCACGGTCTGGCTGCGCTGCAACGACGGGACGGTGGGGTCGTGCACGGCGCTCAGCGGCCAGTCGGCTTCGACCTACACCCTCACGGCCGCCGACAAGGGCAAGTACCTGCGCTTCCAGGTGACGGCCCGCAACGCCAAGGCGGCGGTCACGACACGCTCGGTTGCCACGCCCATCGTGACCGGCCCGCCGCCGCCGGCGAACTCGGTCCTGCCGACGATCAACGGCACGACCGCTGCGGGGACGCTGACCGTGGGGACGACGCTGACGGGCTCGCAGGGCACGTGGTCGGGGTCGCCGACGAGCTATCCGAAGGCCTGGCTGCGCTGCACGACGACCACGCTCTCGTCGTGCGCCGCGATCTCCGGCTCGACCGCGGCGACCTACGTCGCGACGGCCGCCGACCGCGGCAGGTACCTGCGCTTCCAGGTGACGGCGACCAACCCCTTCGGGTCGACGACGGTGCGCTCCAACACGATGTTGATCAGGTAGCCGCAGCCGGCCGCTAGGGTCGGGCGCATGGCGGCGTTCGACCTGACGGGCAAGACGGTGTTGATCACGGGCTCGACCGATGGGCTCGGTCGCGCGCTGGCGCGCGAGGTGCTCGACGCGGGCGCGACGGTGATCGTCCATGGTCGCTCGCCGGAGCGGATCGAGGCGACGGTCGACGAGCTCGACGGCGGCGGCGCGGTGCGCGCGTACCGCGCGGACTTCGCGTCGCTGGCAGAGGTGCACGGGCTGGCCGACGCGCTGGTCGCGGCCGACGAGCGCGTGGACGTGCTGGTCAACAACGCGGGGATCGGCGCCGACGGCGGGCGCGAGCTCTCGCGCGACGGCTTCGAGCTGCACTTCGCCGTCAACTACCTGGCGGGGTTCGCGCTGACGCAGCGGCTGATGGCGGAGGACCGCGTGGGATC
The sequence above is a segment of the Conexibacter woesei Iso977N genome. Coding sequences within it:
- a CDS encoding heme lyase CcmF/NrfE family subunit — its product is MADLGRGLTFLAFAVAVYGVGAALYGGLTGKREWVTSARRGVYVLAALSTAAFVVLIAAFLRNDFSFTVVQSHSSTTTPIFYKAAASWSSQEGSLLLWLFLLSVWSSLVVFLTRHRMRDVQPYAIAILMGFATFFSALLVFKTKPFATLPVTPAEGTGLNPLLRHPSMMIHPPMLYSGYTLWAVPFAFAAGALIVRRVDAEWIQATRRFALAAWFFLGIGIFLGARWSYAELGWGGYWAWDPVENASLLPWLTGTAFLHSIMVQEKRGMLKTWNASLILATGTLAILGTFLVRSGILDSIHAFTGSDLGVPFVILIGAMIIGSVVLVVTRRDVLRSEHKLDSLLSREAMFLGNNLVLCGMAFVVFWGTFFPLISEAVTGEKQSLGPPWYDKYVVPMALILVLLSGIGPVIAWRRATPRNARRNFFWPTVTGVGTLLVTLPFGVAGRPWAWLVIGASAFAIGTIAQEFFRGVRARRAMTGEAFPLAFVTLIRRNRRRYGGYTIHFGIALLFIGVAASTAFQHVRTVELHPGQKSDLGRGYVARYDGPTSRIDVTKTGVERLVFGAKLTVFKHGRRVGVLRPERGYYPIEGAPFAGAIGRYFDGESTSEIAMFAGFGRDVWAAVTPDLDPTLVDVRKGDKIFANALGKMSTQDYSTALGTAIRELTTSYAKSAPPATFRLIVSPLVAWVWIGGLLVFLGGLICIWPTPDLAHRRATAGYAARVAKDLGRA
- the secG gene encoding preprotein translocase subunit SecG produces the protein MVETILSILQVIICIVMIFLVLMHSGKDAGLSGAFGVGTGQGSLGGGSLVERNLNRWTVAFAIAFAVNTIILLKIN
- a CDS encoding S8 family serine peptidase, which codes for MRSPRTLLFALLVVASLVLPAVAAADTARPYIVVFERSSAPAARAATSEIAEDQDLTTTQRYDDAVHGFAAKLDSGDVRELKNDPRVAEVVPDKPVRMTSLVPLASGDNIPTGVRRVGGAVGTTVHQASTANVAVVDTGVDLTHPDLNAVAGTNCVGSGAPQDDNGHGTHVAGIIGAKNQGSGAVGVAPGTKIYAVKVLNASGSGYTSQIVCGLDWVTATRTDSDPNNDISVVNMSLGGGSSPTANCGTSVGDVEHMAICRATAAGVTFVVAAGNSNTDEQSFAPANEPEVLTVTSVSDSDGLPGGVGGGATCGFSDGDDTPASYSNYATRAAEIAHTLAAPGTCIRSTYRGGMYATMSGTSMASPHVAGLVALCMGENGAHGPCWGKTPAQVIRMMIDASTTAAAQAPNTVFSGSPSKPLANGRYYGDLASTVFPSAPGLIPVNTAAPTESGTAVTGQTLTGGTGTWSGSGNSYTYDWVRCTTTSIASCSAIAGATGQTYTLVSGDVGRYVRFRVRAANSDGAGLARSAATVAVTAPVVVAPAVTAAPALSGSATVGATLTGTNGRWSGTAPFTYSTVWLRCNDGTVGSCTALSGQSASTYTLTAADKGKYLRFQVTARNAKAAVTTRSVATPIVTGPPPPANSVLPTINGTTAAGTLTVGTTLTGSQGTWSGSPTSYPKAWLRCTTTTLSSCAAISGSTAATYVATAADRGRYLRFQVTATNPFGSTTVRSNTMLIR
- a CDS encoding SDR family NAD(P)-dependent oxidoreductase, translated to MAAFDLTGKTVLITGSTDGLGRALAREVLDAGATVIVHGRSPERIEATVDELDGGGAVRAYRADFASLAEVHGLADALVAADERVDVLVNNAGIGADGGRELSRDGFELHFAVNYLAGFALTQRLMAEDRVGSRIVNVSSLGQQALDFDDLQLEQGYSGIRAYCQSKLAQILYSFELTPQLAPAVTVNALHPATYMPTKMVPSPISTLEEGVEATFRLVADPALDGTTGAFFDGLRQATPDAQAADAEARRRLWAVSEELTARR